A single window of Thermoplasmata archaeon DNA harbors:
- a CDS encoding 2-oxoacid:ferredoxin oxidoreductase subunit beta: protein MNDPKFYDKEKPTWCPGCGDYGVLMALKKTASELNLDPANTVLVTGIGCSSKMSSYFYSYGLHGIHGRALALATGVKLANPQLTVIAAGGDGDGYAIGMEHFIHTAKRNVDITYVIMDNQIYGLTKGQFSPTSNEGFVTNTSPFGNIETPVNGPLLALAAGATYIARGFVGDINQLTELIKGGIEHKGFSLIDIFSPCVTWNKVNTYDWYKANTYDLRTVNHDFTDKQKAFEVLLNEQKFPLGLIYKEENKKTYETQALRHPDKPMALQKYKDPKEYESLLDIFV from the coding sequence ATGAACGATCCAAAATTTTATGATAAAGAGAAGCCTACATGGTGCCCCGGATGTGGTGATTATGGAGTATTGATGGCTTTGAAAAAAACAGCATCAGAGCTGAACTTGGATCCTGCAAATACAGTTTTGGTGACTGGAATTGGGTGTTCTTCCAAAATGAGCAGCTATTTTTACAGTTACGGGCTTCACGGAATACATGGCCGTGCGTTGGCACTGGCTACGGGTGTAAAACTTGCAAATCCGCAGCTAACGGTGATTGCTGCGGGTGGTGATGGAGATGGGTATGCAATTGGCATGGAACATTTTATACACACAGCTAAGAGAAACGTTGATATTACGTATGTTATCATGGACAACCAGATATACGGGCTTACTAAAGGCCAATTTTCGCCAACTAGCAATGAGGGCTTTGTTACAAACACCTCTCCGTTCGGAAACATCGAAACACCTGTAAACGGGCCTTTGCTGGCTCTGGCAGCAGGTGCTACGTACATAGCCAGAGGCTTTGTTGGGGATATTAACCAGCTTACAGAGCTTATTAAAGGCGGGATAGAGCACAAGGGTTTTTCGCTGATTGACATATTCAGCCCATGCGTTACATGGAACAAGGTGAATACATATGACTGGTACAAGGCAAATACATATGATTTAAGAACTGTGAACCATGATTTTACAGATAAACAAAAAGCGTTTGAAGTGTTGTTGAACGAACAAAAATTTCCGTTAGGGCTGATATACAAGGAAGAAAACAAAAAAACCTACGAAACGCAGGCACTTAGGCATCCAGATAAGCCAATGGCACTGCAAAAATACAAGGATCCGAAAGAATACGAATCGCTTTTAGACATTTTCGTGTAA
- a CDS encoding electron transfer flavoprotein subunit beta/FixA family protein, with amino-acid sequence MNIIVAIKIVPKTEDISFDPVTKTINRAHAENQINEADKNALEYALQVRAKVGGKVTIISMGPQFFEPHLKLGIAMGADDAILLSDRAFAGADSYATALVLAQAIKKIGAYDLVLCGEESSDGGTSQVPAQVAELLDLPQITFVSSFDISDKYIRAKRTIKGGHETVESTLPTLLSIELGVNQPRFPDFKRKRWADKEFKVTVWTAKDLGLKDEETGLNGSYTNVAKLTESVPPVRKKEYIEGTIEEQAKKIVEIYKKVKLHENV; translated from the coding sequence ATGAATATAATAGTAGCGATAAAAATAGTGCCAAAAACAGAAGATATATCGTTTGATCCTGTTACCAAGACTATAAACAGGGCACATGCTGAAAATCAGATCAATGAAGCTGACAAAAATGCGTTAGAATACGCATTGCAAGTTCGTGCTAAGGTGGGTGGGAAAGTAACTATCATATCTATGGGCCCACAATTTTTCGAACCGCACTTGAAGCTGGGCATTGCGATGGGTGCAGATGATGCAATATTGCTATCAGATCGTGCTTTTGCAGGCGCAGACTCGTATGCGACTGCACTGGTGCTAGCACAGGCCATTAAGAAGATTGGCGCATATGATCTGGTACTATGCGGCGAAGAGTCTTCTGACGGTGGTACTTCTCAGGTTCCAGCACAGGTGGCTGAACTTTTGGATCTGCCACAGATCACATTTGTGTCAAGCTTTGATATATCTGATAAATACATTAGGGCAAAACGCACAATAAAAGGAGGGCATGAGACCGTAGAATCCACGCTTCCCACGTTGCTGAGCATTGAGCTGGGCGTAAACCAGCCTCGTTTCCCAGACTTTAAAAGAAAAAGATGGGCTGACAAAGAATTTAAAGTGACTGTATGGACTGCTAAAGACTTGGGCCTGAAAGACGAAGAGACGGGCCTGAACGGCTCTTATACAAACGTTGCAAAGCTTACAGAGTCCGTGCCTCCAGTTCGAAAAAAAGAGTATATTGAAGGTACTATAGAAGAACAGGCTAAAAAAATAGTGGAGATATATAAAAAAGTAAAATTACACGAAAATGTCTAA
- a CDS encoding electron transfer flavoprotein subunit alpha/FixB family protein codes for MSSQGIWVYLEHENKEFEDVSLEILSRAKTLAKKVNEKVVGLILGTEPDNLGEIAIKYGADEIIFLKSPVFEKYNTEYYTKSITDLIKVREPNIFLLGGTYNGRDLAARIAARLKTGLTANAISLDIDENLTMYAGVPGYGSKVIAEIVCTKNRPQMSTVRPGIFEKSVDETRSGKIEVIEPDLANFVSRVRVIEQVKKEFVDLSKSEFVTVVGNGVASNMDLATMFAKTAKTEIGVTRPLADRGLAPRDIQIGSTGISLKARLTLVLGVSGAEHFVSGIANCKTVIAVDNDRNSNIFNYADYCVIADAMKLLPVLIREMSQ; via the coding sequence ATGAGCTCGCAAGGTATCTGGGTTTATCTAGAACATGAAAATAAAGAGTTTGAAGATGTGTCATTAGAGATTCTTTCAAGAGCCAAAACTCTCGCAAAAAAAGTAAATGAGAAAGTGGTGGGATTGATTCTAGGTACTGAACCTGACAACCTAGGAGAAATAGCGATAAAGTACGGTGCGGACGAGATCATATTTTTAAAAAGCCCAGTATTTGAAAAATACAATACTGAATATTATACTAAGAGCATAACCGATTTGATCAAGGTTCGAGAACCAAACATATTCTTGCTTGGTGGTACTTATAATGGCAGAGACTTGGCAGCACGTATTGCAGCAAGATTAAAAACAGGATTGACTGCCAATGCTATATCTCTAGACATTGATGAAAACTTGACAATGTATGCAGGAGTGCCAGGTTATGGCAGTAAAGTTATAGCTGAGATTGTATGCACAAAGAACAGGCCGCAGATGTCTACTGTGAGACCCGGCATATTCGAAAAGAGTGTGGATGAGACCAGATCTGGCAAGATTGAAGTTATCGAGCCTGATCTCGCGAATTTTGTAAGCAGGGTAAGGGTGATAGAACAGGTTAAAAAAGAGTTTGTAGATCTCTCAAAATCCGAGTTTGTCACTGTTGTTGGAAATGGTGTGGCTTCTAACATGGATCTTGCAACTATGTTTGCAAAAACTGCAAAAACTGAGATTGGAGTTACCAGGCCTCTAGCAGATCGTGGGCTGGCACCTAGAGACATACAGATTGGCTCTACGGGCATATCTTTGAAAGCTAGGCTCACGCTGGTGCTTGGAGTAAGTGGCGCTGAACATTTTGTATCTGGAATTGCAAACTGCAAGACTGTGATCGCGGTAGACAATGACCGAAACTCTAACATTTTCAATTATGCAGATTACTGTGTGATTGCTGACGCAATGAAATTGTTGCCAGTACTGATCAGGGAGATGAGCCAATGA
- a CDS encoding (Fe-S)-binding protein has product LCCGEPLRNAGEWDYMEELATKNINDFKNTNAKVIVTVSPHCSNTFKEVYTKFGLNVKVMHYAEYFYQLYRDGVIDFKKSKDLKVTYHDPCILSRTDHFNDGPREMLQNIQGVELKEMKNVKEESICCGGGGNRMFLEFHGKRLADVRTDEAKQTGAEVLVTACPYCNMNLHDSSKTRSLNIEVKDLAEILRDVIL; this is encoded by the coding sequence GCTTTGTTGTGGTGAGCCTCTAAGAAACGCTGGTGAATGGGACTATATGGAAGAGTTGGCAACAAAGAACATCAACGATTTTAAAAACACGAATGCAAAAGTGATTGTTACCGTTTCTCCGCACTGTTCCAACACGTTCAAGGAAGTGTACACAAAATTTGGACTAAATGTGAAAGTAATGCATTATGCAGAGTATTTTTACCAGCTTTACAGGGATGGTGTGATCGACTTTAAAAAATCGAAGGATCTAAAAGTTACATATCATGATCCTTGCATACTGAGCAGAACCGACCATTTTAACGATGGACCGAGAGAGATGCTGCAGAATATTCAGGGAGTAGAACTGAAAGAGATGAAAAACGTGAAAGAAGAGAGCATTTGCTGTGGCGGAGGCGGAAACAGGATGTTTTTAGAGTTTCATGGAAAGAGGCTCGCTGACGTGAGAACAGACGAGGCAAAGCAGACCGGTGCTGAGGTTCTGGTGACTGCGTGTCCATACTGCAACATGAACCTGCATGACAGTTCAAAGACCAGGTCATTGAACATAGAGGTAAAGGATCTGGCAGAAATATTGAGAGATGTGATATTATGA